One window from the genome of Pantoea cypripedii encodes:
- the tkt gene encoding transketolase — MVNRELANAIRFLSIDAIQKANSGHPGAPMGMADIAEVVWRHHLRHNPKNPQWFNRDRYVQSNGHGSMLLYSLLHLTGYDLSIDDIRQFRQLHSRTPGHPEYGYTPGVETTTGPLGQGVANAVGMAIAEKALAAQFNKPDFAVVDHYTWLFLGDGCLMEGISHEACGLAGTLQLGKLIAIWDDNGISIDGHVEGWFSEDTAARFRAYGWHVIEGVDGHNAAAVDAAVREAKAVTDKPSLLCCKTIIGFGSPNKANSHDCHGSALGSDEVALVREALNWPYAPFEIPDAIYQAWDAREQGAKNQQQWDQLFAAYQQQWPELADEFVRRMQGELPANWAEDMDSYIAGLQATPASLATRQVSQKCLNHFADLLPEMLGGSADLSPSNLTRQQKSIDFSAENPAGNYISYGVREFGMSAMMNGMALHGGFIPYGGTFLMFMEYARNAVRMAALMKIRSVFVYSHDTIGLGEDGPTHQPVEQLASLRLTPNMETWRGCDQVEVAVAWRQAIERKNGPSALILTRQPLEQQPRSAAQLADISRGGYVLLDCEGKPELLLISSGSEIDLVVAAAKVLLQEGRKVRVVSMPCTERFDQQDAPYKASVLPNEVRKRLAVEASIEGFWQRYTGLDGKVIGMKSFGESAPANVLFKHFGFTVENVLETARSLLK; from the coding sequence ATGGTAAATAGAGAGTTAGCAAACGCGATTCGATTTCTCAGCATTGATGCGATCCAGAAGGCCAATTCAGGACATCCTGGCGCGCCGATGGGGATGGCGGATATTGCCGAAGTTGTCTGGCGTCACCACTTACGCCACAACCCCAAAAATCCTCAATGGTTCAATCGCGACCGTTATGTTCAGTCCAACGGACATGGCTCGATGCTGCTTTATTCCTTACTGCATCTGACTGGTTACGATCTGTCGATTGATGACATTCGCCAGTTTCGCCAGCTCCATTCCCGCACCCCAGGACACCCTGAATATGGCTATACCCCAGGGGTGGAGACCACCACCGGACCACTTGGCCAGGGTGTGGCGAATGCGGTAGGAATGGCGATTGCCGAGAAAGCGCTGGCTGCGCAGTTCAACAAACCTGATTTTGCCGTGGTCGATCATTACACCTGGCTGTTTTTAGGCGACGGTTGCCTGATGGAAGGGATCTCCCATGAGGCATGTGGTCTGGCTGGCACCTTGCAACTGGGAAAACTGATCGCCATCTGGGATGACAACGGCATTTCCATTGATGGTCACGTTGAAGGTTGGTTCTCCGAAGATACCGCCGCGCGTTTCCGTGCCTATGGCTGGCATGTGATTGAAGGTGTCGATGGGCACAATGCCGCCGCTGTCGATGCTGCGGTGCGTGAGGCCAAAGCGGTCACAGACAAACCCAGCCTGTTATGTTGCAAAACCATCATCGGCTTTGGCTCACCGAATAAAGCCAACAGCCACGATTGCCATGGTTCCGCTCTCGGCTCCGATGAAGTCGCGCTGGTGCGTGAAGCGCTGAACTGGCCTTACGCACCGTTTGAAATTCCCGATGCTATTTACCAGGCCTGGGATGCCCGCGAACAGGGGGCAAAAAATCAGCAACAGTGGGACCAGCTGTTTGCCGCTTATCAGCAGCAATGGCCGGAACTTGCTGATGAGTTTGTCCGCCGTATGCAAGGCGAACTGCCGGCAAACTGGGCGGAAGATATGGATAGCTACATCGCTGGGTTACAGGCGACGCCTGCCAGCCTGGCCACCCGTCAGGTCAGCCAGAAATGCCTGAATCATTTCGCCGATCTATTGCCGGAAATGCTGGGCGGTTCGGCGGATCTTTCACCATCGAATCTGACCAGACAGCAGAAATCCATCGACTTCAGCGCCGAAAATCCGGCGGGCAATTACATTTCCTACGGTGTGCGCGAGTTCGGTATGTCCGCCATGATGAATGGCATGGCGCTGCATGGCGGTTTTATCCCCTACGGCGGCACCTTCCTGATGTTTATGGAATACGCCCGCAATGCCGTGCGTATGGCGGCATTAATGAAGATCCGCTCGGTATTCGTTTATAGCCATGACACCATCGGCCTCGGCGAAGATGGCCCCACCCATCAACCGGTTGAACAGTTAGCTTCGCTGCGCCTGACACCCAATATGGAAACCTGGCGCGGTTGCGATCAGGTCGAAGTGGCGGTGGCATGGCGACAGGCGATTGAACGTAAAAATGGTCCCAGCGCGTTGATTCTGACCCGACAACCGCTTGAGCAGCAGCCGCGTTCGGCTGCTCAACTGGCCGACATTTCGCGTGGCGGATATGTGCTGCTTGATTGTGAGGGCAAGCCCGAGCTGCTGCTGATTTCATCCGGTTCGGAAATCGATCTGGTCGTCGCCGCCGCAAAAGTCCTGCTCCAGGAAGGTCGTAAGGTCCGGGTGGTTTCTATGCCCTGCACCGAGCGTTTTGATCAACAGGATGCGCCATATAAAGCATCGGTGCTGCCAAACGAGGTGCGCAAACGTCTGGCAGTTGAAGCCAGCATTGAAGGATTCTGGCAGCGCTACACCGGTCTGGATGGGAAAGTGATCGGGATGAAATCATTCGGTGAGTCAGCTCCGGCAAACGTACTTTTCAAACATTTCGGCTTTACGGTAGAAAACGTACTTGAAACAGCCCGTAGCTTACTGAAGTAA
- a CDS encoding PTS sugar transporter subunit IIA — protein MSNLSKWLNDEKIQYLENVSDWKEAIQVAGRPLLNEGAISQQYIDVIIQQKQDIGPYFVIAPRIAMPHARPEQGAIKLGLSIVKLATPVKFDADENDPVDAIFMFSAPDSNSHIEMISQLAEVLSDDEAMSRLFNSRSKEELIAILLADNKVI, from the coding sequence ATGTCGAATCTGTCAAAGTGGCTGAATGATGAAAAGATCCAGTACCTCGAAAATGTCTCTGACTGGAAAGAGGCTATTCAGGTAGCAGGACGCCCGCTGCTGAATGAAGGTGCCATTTCTCAGCAATACATTGATGTCATCATTCAGCAAAAGCAGGACATTGGTCCCTACTTTGTTATCGCCCCACGAATAGCGATGCCGCATGCTCGCCCTGAGCAGGGAGCCATTAAACTGGGGTTATCCATCGTCAAACTGGCAACGCCCGTCAAATTTGATGCTGATGAAAACGATCCGGTTGATGCGATTTTTATGTTCTCAGCCCCGGATAGTAACAGTCATATTGAGATGATCTCGCAACTGGCAGAAGTACTTTCCGATGACGAGGCCATGAGTCGATTATTCAACTCGCGCAGTAAAGAAGAGTTGATCGCCATTTTACTGGCAGACAATAAAGTCATTTAA
- a CDS encoding PTS sugar transporter subunit IIB, whose translation MKIMAVCGSGLGSSFMMEMNIKKVLKAIDITAEVEHSDLGSVTPDVADVFVMAKDIAYSANLPEGKVIIINNIIDIKELEQKIREYFNKS comes from the coding sequence ATGAAAATTATGGCGGTTTGCGGTTCAGGGCTGGGAAGCAGCTTTATGATGGAGATGAACATTAAAAAGGTGCTGAAAGCCATCGACATCACTGCGGAAGTTGAACACTCTGACCTGGGGTCAGTAACCCCTGATGTTGCTGATGTTTTTGTTATGGCTAAAGACATTGCCTACAGTGCTAATCTTCCTGAGGGCAAGGTTATCATCATCAATAACATCATTGACATCAAAGAGCTTGAGCAGAAAATTCGCGAATACTTTAATAAATCCTGA
- a CDS encoding PTS ascorbate transporter subunit IIC, whose translation MFIQNLLLVVVDVLKVPSILVGLVALFGLVAQRKPFPDVIKGTVKTILGFLVLAGGASVLVGSLTPLGDIFKQAFDVQGIIPNNEAMVSIALEKYGAPTTLIMAFGMVANIVVARFTRLKYIYLSGHVTFYMACMVAIILSVAGFEGVQLIYTGSLALGMLMAFFPALAQPHMRKIVGHDQVALAHTGTVGYVLSGWIGSLVGKGSKSTEEMNMPKNLSFLRDSTISISLTMMIIYFILSASAGKEYVESHFSHGQNYLVYSFVQAITFAAGVFIILQGVRLILAEIVPAFTGFSEKLVPNARPALDCPIVFPYAPNAVLVGFISSFVGGLVGLFILGQLKWVLILPGVVPHFFCGATAGVFGNATGGKRGAMLGAFAHGVLITFLPVALLPVLGALGLTNTTFSDTDFGVTGILLGNMARYMDKGTITMVITGIFALLVIYNFAASNKTVAKEANNE comes from the coding sequence ATGTTTATCCAAAACCTTTTATTGGTCGTTGTCGATGTACTGAAAGTGCCCTCAATCCTGGTGGGATTAGTGGCGTTATTTGGTCTCGTCGCGCAAAGAAAACCGTTCCCGGATGTGATTAAAGGTACGGTAAAAACTATTCTGGGATTCTTAGTGCTGGCGGGTGGTGCGTCAGTGCTGGTCGGTTCATTGACCCCACTGGGTGATATCTTCAAGCAAGCTTTTGATGTACAGGGCATTATTCCGAACAACGAGGCAATGGTCTCGATTGCACTGGAAAAATACGGTGCACCAACCACGCTGATCATGGCGTTTGGTATGGTGGCGAATATTGTGGTTGCCCGCTTTACCCGCCTGAAATATATCTACCTCTCCGGTCATGTCACCTTCTATATGGCCTGTATGGTGGCGATTATTCTGTCAGTCGCCGGTTTCGAGGGCGTACAGCTTATTTATACCGGTTCCCTGGCACTGGGTATGCTGATGGCATTTTTCCCGGCGCTGGCCCAGCCGCATATGCGTAAAATCGTCGGTCATGATCAGGTCGCTTTAGCGCATACCGGTACGGTGGGTTATGTGCTGTCAGGCTGGATTGGTTCGCTGGTCGGTAAGGGATCAAAATCCACCGAAGAGATGAACATGCCAAAAAACCTGAGTTTTTTGCGCGACAGCACCATCTCGATTTCTCTGACCATGATGATTATCTACTTTATTCTGTCGGCTTCTGCGGGCAAAGAATATGTGGAAAGTCATTTTAGCCATGGTCAGAACTACCTGGTCTATTCATTTGTACAAGCCATCACCTTCGCTGCCGGGGTATTTATTATCCTGCAAGGTGTGCGTTTAATTCTGGCGGAGATTGTACCGGCATTCACCGGATTCTCGGAAAAACTGGTGCCTAATGCCCGCCCGGCACTTGATTGCCCAATTGTTTTTCCCTATGCGCCGAATGCAGTGCTGGTTGGTTTTATCTCCAGCTTTGTTGGTGGCCTGGTCGGATTATTTATCCTCGGCCAGCTGAAATGGGTATTAATTCTGCCGGGCGTTGTACCGCACTTTTTCTGTGGGGCCACTGCCGGGGTATTTGGTAACGCCACAGGCGGCAAGCGTGGTGCGATGCTGGGTGCATTTGCGCATGGTGTTTTGATTACCTTCCTGCCGGTGGCGTTATTACCGGTACTGGGCGCACTGGGCTTAACCAATACCACCTTCTCAGATACGGATTTTGGTGTGACGGGAATTCTGCTCGGCAACATGGCCAGATATATGGACAAAGGCACCATCACGATGGTGATTACCGGGATTTTTGCTCTGCTGGTTATTTATAACTTTGCCGCCAGCAATAAGACAGTGGCGAAAGAAGCTAACAACGAATAA
- a CDS encoding DUF2884 domain-containing protein, with protein sequence MVRNVLLAALLLAATQAQAAYECSVKPQDDVIIKPQSVQVVGENGNLEISPQGDVQFNGQRVNVDNATRQKAIDYQNALRRDLPWIDQGATSRLERSRVALDQVIVEKLGPNSNVRNRLTTLDGQLKQQMNRIIEHRSDGLTFHHQAIDQVRADGEKLVQSTMGGILQDSLNEMGSQQAGSGNNPLQALVGNLGGLQQSIQTEWNKQEKDFQNFGHEVCNRVTDLEGQRKGVVQGIKH encoded by the coding sequence ATGGTTCGTAACGTTCTTCTTGCCGCGCTGCTTCTGGCGGCGACGCAGGCGCAGGCTGCTTATGAATGCAGCGTGAAGCCACAGGATGATGTGATTATTAAGCCGCAGAGCGTGCAAGTGGTGGGCGAGAATGGCAACCTCGAAATCTCCCCCCAGGGTGATGTGCAGTTCAATGGTCAGCGGGTTAACGTTGACAATGCCACGCGCCAGAAAGCCATCGACTATCAGAACGCGTTGCGTCGTGATTTGCCGTGGATTGACCAGGGTGCCACTTCGCGCCTGGAGAGAAGCCGTGTCGCGCTGGACCAGGTTATCGTCGAAAAACTCGGTCCGAACAGCAACGTGCGTAACCGCCTCACCACCCTTGATGGCCAGCTGAAGCAGCAGATGAATCGTATTATCGAGCATCGCAGCGATGGGCTGACGTTCCATCATCAGGCGATTGATCAGGTGCGCGCTGACGGTGAAAAGTTAGTGCAAAGTACGATGGGCGGCATCCTGCAGGACAGTCTGAATGAGATGGGTAGCCAGCAGGCAGGCAGCGGCAATAACCCGTTGCAGGCTTTAGTCGGTAATCTCGGCGGCTTACAGCAGTCGATTCAAACCGAATGGAACAAGCAGGAGAAGGACTTTCAGAATTTTGGTCATGAGGTGTGTAACCGCGTGACGGACCTGGAAGGACAGCGCAAAGGCGTGGTGCAGGGAATTAAGCATTAA
- a CDS encoding YggL family protein, whose product MATQRSRRLRKKLHIDEFQELGFSVAWRFAEGTSEEQIDSTLDAFINEVIDPNGLAYDGSGYLVWEGLVCLQQTGKCTDEHRELVRKWLQDRQLADIQVTELFDVWWD is encoded by the coding sequence ATGGCCACACAGCGCAGCCGTCGTTTACGTAAAAAGTTGCATATTGATGAGTTTCAGGAACTGGGTTTCTCTGTCGCCTGGCGTTTTGCCGAAGGTACCAGCGAGGAGCAGATTGATAGCACACTGGATGCGTTTATCAATGAAGTGATTGACCCGAATGGCCTGGCCTACGATGGCAGCGGCTACCTGGTATGGGAAGGGCTGGTATGCCTGCAACAGACCGGCAAATGTACCGATGAACACCGCGAACTGGTACGTAAATGGTTACAGGATCGCCAGCTGGCGGATATCCAGGTGACTGAACTCTTTGATGTCTGGTGGGACTAA
- the trmB gene encoding tRNA (guanosine(46)-N7)-methyltransferase TrmB: MINDVITPEFDENGRPLRRIRSFVRRQGRLTKGQQLALDQYWPEMGVEFQQEPLDLTTLFGRDAPLVLEIGFGMGASLVTMAKNNPHQNFLGIEVHAPGVGACLGSAKEAGVENLRVMCHDAVEVLEKMIPDNSLRMVQLFFPDPWHKVRHNKRRIVQVPFAELVMRKLKLGGVFHMATDWEAYAQHMLEVMSSIDGYHNQSADHDYVPRPETRPLTKFEQRGQRLGHGVWDLMFERVK, translated from the coding sequence ATGATTAATGACGTCATCACCCCAGAATTTGATGAGAACGGACGGCCATTGCGCCGTATCCGCAGTTTTGTGCGCCGCCAGGGGCGCTTAACCAAAGGACAGCAGCTGGCGCTCGATCAATACTGGCCGGAGATGGGCGTCGAGTTTCAGCAGGAGCCGCTGGATTTGACCACACTTTTCGGACGCGATGCCCCGCTGGTGCTGGAGATCGGTTTTGGTATGGGGGCATCGTTAGTGACGATGGCGAAAAATAACCCACACCAGAACTTTCTCGGTATTGAAGTGCATGCGCCGGGTGTCGGTGCCTGTCTGGGTTCAGCGAAAGAAGCGGGCGTGGAAAACCTGCGCGTGATGTGTCACGACGCGGTGGAAGTGCTGGAGAAGATGATTCCGGATAATTCGCTGCGTATGGTGCAGCTGTTCTTCCCGGATCCCTGGCATAAAGTGCGTCACAATAAGCGCCGTATCGTCCAGGTGCCGTTTGCCGAGCTGGTGATGCGTAAGCTGAAGCTGGGGGGCGTGTTCCATATGGCAACCGACTGGGAAGCCTATGCGCAGCACATGCTGGAAGTGATGAGCAGCATCGATGGTTATCACAACCAGTCAGCTGACCATGATTACGTGCCGCGTCCGGAAACGCGTCCGTTAACTAAATTTGAGCAACGCGGGCAGCGACTGGGCCATGGCGTTTGGGATCTGATGTTTGAGAGGGTGAAATAA
- the mutY gene encoding A/G-specific adenine glycosylase translates to MMQAPQFAQQVLDWYQRFGRKTLPWQQEKTPYKVWLSEVMLQQTQVATVIPYFERFMARFPTVTDLAAAPLDEVLHLWTGLGYYARARNLHKAAKQVVDKHGGEFPRNFDDVAALPGVGRSTAGAILSLSLGQHFPILDGNVKRVLARCYAVAGWPGKKDVEKRLWQISEDVTPAQGVSQFNQAMMDLGALVCTRSRPKCEICPLNSGCVAYANNSWASYPGKKPKQTLPERSGWFLMMQHGDDVWLEQRPPVGLWGGLFCFPQFTTEQAMIDWLAERGIHARPQQLTAFRHTFSHFHLDIVPMWLAWPSSGSLMDEAGGLWYNLAQPPSVGLAAPVERLLHELRHPQQLALHTRVTEEEE, encoded by the coding sequence ATGATGCAAGCGCCGCAATTCGCGCAACAGGTGCTGGATTGGTATCAGCGCTTTGGCCGCAAAACCCTGCCCTGGCAGCAGGAGAAAACGCCCTATAAAGTCTGGCTCTCTGAAGTGATGCTTCAGCAGACTCAGGTTGCCACTGTTATTCCTTATTTCGAACGCTTTATGGCACGTTTTCCCACCGTAACCGATTTAGCGGCCGCACCGCTGGATGAGGTGCTGCACCTGTGGACCGGCCTTGGCTACTATGCACGCGCGCGCAATCTGCATAAAGCGGCAAAACAAGTGGTGGATAAGCACGGTGGCGAGTTCCCGCGTAATTTTGATGACGTGGCGGCGCTGCCTGGCGTTGGCCGTTCAACTGCGGGGGCTATCCTGTCTTTATCACTCGGTCAGCATTTTCCCATCCTCGATGGCAACGTAAAACGCGTGCTGGCACGCTGCTACGCCGTCGCGGGCTGGCCGGGCAAGAAAGATGTCGAGAAGCGCCTGTGGCAAATAAGCGAAGACGTCACCCCGGCGCAGGGCGTCAGCCAGTTTAATCAGGCGATGATGGATCTCGGCGCGTTAGTCTGCACCCGCTCGCGTCCCAAATGTGAAATCTGCCCGTTAAACAGCGGTTGCGTCGCTTATGCTAACAACAGCTGGGCCAGCTATCCCGGTAAAAAGCCCAAACAGACGCTGCCAGAGCGCAGTGGCTGGTTTTTGATGATGCAGCACGGTGACGATGTCTGGCTGGAGCAGCGTCCGCCAGTGGGGCTGTGGGGTGGATTGTTCTGCTTCCCGCAATTCACCACGGAACAGGCGATGATCGACTGGCTGGCAGAGCGTGGCATCCACGCCAGACCACAGCAGCTCACCGCGTTTCGTCACACCTTCAGCCATTTCCATCTGGATATTGTGCCTATGTGGCTGGCATGGCCTTCGTCCGGGTCGCTGATGGATGAAGCAGGCGGTCTCTGGTATAACTTAGCGCAACCACCGTCAGTGGGTCTGGCTGCGCCGGTCGAGCGCCTGTTGCATGAACTGCGACACCCCCAGCAACTGGCACTGCATACGCGAGTGACCGAAGAGGAAGAGTAA
- a CDS encoding oxidative damage protection protein, whose protein sequence is MSRTIFCTYLQRDAEGQDFQLYPGELGKRIYNEISKEAWQQWMSKQTMLINEKKLNMMNPGDRKVLELEMVNFLFEGKDVHIEGYTPPEK, encoded by the coding sequence ATGAGCCGCACCATTTTTTGTACTTATCTGCAACGCGACGCTGAAGGTCAGGACTTTCAGCTTTATCCTGGCGAGCTGGGTAAGCGCATCTACAACGAGATTTCGAAAGAAGCCTGGCAGCAATGGATGTCGAAACAAACCATGCTGATCAACGAGAAAAAGCTCAACATGATGAACCCAGGCGATCGCAAAGTGCTGGAACTGGAAATGGTGAATTTCCTGTTTGAAGGCAAAGATGTGCACATTGAAGGTTACACACCGCCGGAAAAATAA